A genome region from Candidatus Nealsonbacteria bacterium includes the following:
- a CDS encoding type II secretion system protein, translated as MKIFNKKRGFTLIELLIVIGIIAVLMAIAIVAINPARQFAKANDAKRWGDVSAIANAISIKIVDEKGGWNTTGNCENLLAFTSTDIALAWDGTGADAAAFDICDCIVPDYLGSMPLDPSNGVTPDTLPCGTASYDTGYKISRNAAGRITISAPGYEFEGPISIGR; from the coding sequence ATGAAAATTTTTAATAAGAAAAGAGGGTTTACACTGATTGAATTATTAATAGTAATTGGTATTATTGCCGTTTTGATGGCCATAGCTATTGTAGCCATAAATCCTGCCCGTCAATTTGCCAAAGCTAATGATGCTAAACGTTGGGGAGATGTTTCTGCTATTGCCAATGCCATTTCCATAAAAATAGTTGACGAAAAAGGAGGTTGGAACACAACTGGCAATTGCGAAAATTTACTTGCCTTTACAAGTACCGACATTGCCCTTGCTTGGGATGGTACCGGAGCTGATGCCGCCGCTTTCGATATTTGCGATTGCATTGTTCCAGATTATTTGGGCTCTATGCCCTTGGATCCGTCAAATGGAGTAACACCAGATACGTTGCCTTGCGGCACTGCTTCTTATGATACAGGTTACAAAATTTCCAGAAATGCAGCTGGCCGAATTACTATTTCTGCTCCAGGTTATGAGTTCGAAGGTCCAATCTCGATTGGTCGCTAA
- a CDS encoding LemA family protein: MISTPIILLVISAVIVLWAILTYNRLITLRSRTREAWSDIDVQLKRRYNLIPNLVETVKGYATHEREVFEKVTEARGRAMGAQTIKEKGEAENFLSNTLKSLFAVAENYPQLRAAENFLELQRELRDTEDKVQAARRFYNGNVRDLNIKIESFPANVIANTFRFTKMDFFEIEEAASREPVSVKF; the protein is encoded by the coding sequence ATGATTTCGACTCCAATTATTTTATTAGTTATTTCAGCAGTTATTGTTCTATGGGCGATTTTAACTTATAATCGTTTAATCACTCTTCGCAGTCGAACAAGGGAAGCCTGGTCGGATATTGATGTTCAGCTAAAAAGAAGATATAACTTAATCCCTAATTTAGTTGAGACAGTCAAAGGTTATGCCACCCATGAAAGAGAGGTCTTTGAAAAAGTGACCGAAGCCAGAGGCAGGGCAATGGGAGCTCAGACAATCAAAGAAAAAGGAGAAGCTGAAAATTTTCTTTCCAATACTTTGAAGAGTCTTTTTGCCGTAGCCGAAAATTACCCACAATTACGGGCTGCTGAAAACTTTTTGGAGCTTCAAAGAGAATTACGCGACACCGAAGACAAAGTTCAGGCCGCTAGAAGATTCTATAATGGAAATGTTAGAGATCTAAACATCAAAATTGAGAGTTTTCCAGCAAACGTAATCGCCAATACTTTCCGATTCACTAAAATGGACTTTTTTGAAATAGAAGAAGCTGCGTCTCGGGAACCGGTATCCGTTAAATTTTAA